The sequence GCCGGTGCGCGACCATTGGGCAGCGTGGGGTTGGTGGTGGGGGCGACCATCGGTCAGACGGGTCACGAGCTCGCCGCGGTCAACGGTCCGCTGCTCGCTCCGGGCCTCGGGGCGCAGGGGGCCAGCGCCGCTGACCTACGCGTGGTCTTCGGTTCCAGCCTGCCCGCCGTGCTCCCCACATACTCCCGTGAGGTGCTGGCTGCGGGGCCCGATGTGGTTGCCCTGCGGGGTGCTGCGGACCGGGTGTTGGCCGACTGTCGGGCAGCTTTGACCGGTTCGTGACTGACTGACGGCTCGGTCACTTTCCGACGATCATCGCGTGCCCACGTTGCCGATTGCGCCGTTGACCGCTAGTTTTCCCCGCGCTGGGAACCATGGGCCTCCCTGGTTCACAGCGACACCACGTTTCACAGTGCGGCGGTGCATTCGCCCGTCGCGATAGGGACCTGAGGAGAACTGGTGCCGCTCCCGTCACTGACCCCTGAGCAGCGCGCAGCAGCGCTGGAGAAGGCCGCGGAGATCCGCAAGGCCCGTGCTGAGCTGAAGGAGCAGCTCAAGCAGGGCAAGACAACGCTCGGAGCCGTCCTCGAGCGGGCCGAGTCCGACGATGTCGTCGGCAAGCTGAAGGTATCCGCTGTCCTGCAGGCGATGCCGGGAATCGGCAAGATCCGGGCGACCCAGATCATGGAGAAGCTCAAGATCGCCGATAGCCGACGCCTGCGTGGCCTCGGCGAGCAGCAACGCAAGGCCCTGCTTGGGGAGTTCGCCGCCAACTGAGGTTGGCAGCCGTGTAGAAACGAGCAGTGAGCACGGATGGTGAGGCGCGCCCGGCGGCCCGGCTCACCATCCTGACCGGACCTTCGGGTTCTGGTCGGGATGGTGTCGTCGGATTGGTCCGGGCGCGTCTGCCTTCCGTGTGGACGCCGGTGCCGGTGACCACCCGGCCGCGGCGGGACCGCGAGGTGGCCGGGGTCGACCGGGTCTTCCTCGACCGGGCCGGGTTCGACCGGCTGCTGGCCGCGGGCGGTCTACTGGAATGGAGTCAGATCGGCCGGTACCGGCGCGGTACGCCGGGGCAGCCACTGCGGTCCCGGCTGGCCGCCGGTGCGCCGGCTCTGCTCTCGCTGGACCTGGCCGGTGCGCTGCGGCTCCGGGCCGTGTTACCGGAGGCCCGGCTGGTTCTGCTGCACCCACCTGGTTTCGTGGCCGATCCGGTTACCGAGCCGCAATTCGCGCACACCATCGTGCATGGCCGGACGGTGCAGGTCGTGGACGAGCTGGTAGGATTGTTCGGTTCGTCATTCAAAGCTCCGGCGCGACCGCGCGTGCGCGGTTGACCGCCAGCACCGTGAGCGGTGTCACAGACGCAGAGGTCAACACGTGGGATCCATCGCCACCAACCCCGAAGGCATCACCAACCCGCCGATCGACGAGCTCCTCGAGAAGACCACCTCGAAGTATGCGCTGGTCATCTTCGCTGCCAAGCGGGCCCGTCAGGTGAACGCCTACTACAGCCAGCTCGGCGAGGGCCTGTTGGAGTACGTCGGCCCGCTGGTCGAGACGACCCCGCAGGAGAAGCCGCTCTCGATCGCCATGCGGGAGATCAACGGGGGCCTGCTCACTGCTGAGCCCACTGACCAGCCGTAGCGCGTACCCAACGATGTCCCCCCGGATTGTCCTCGGGGTCGGTGGCGGGATCGCCGCGTACAAGGCTTGCGAGTTGCTGCGGCTGTTCACGGAGTCCGGTCACCGGGTCCGCGTTGTGCCGACCGCCTCGGCGCTTCACTTCGTCGGGGCCGCGACCTGGTCGGCGCTCTCCGGTCAACCAGTCGCCGACGACGTGTGGTCCGACGTGCACGAGGTGCCGCACGTGCGGCTGGGTCAGCAGGCGGACCTGGTCGTGGTGGCTCCGGCCACCACCGATCTGCTTGCCCGGGCCGCTCATGGGCTCGCCGACGACCTGCTCACCAACACCCTGCTGACGGCCCGTTGCCCGATCGTCCTGGCGCCGGCGATGCATACCGAGATGTGGGAACATCCGGCGACGGTGGCCAACGTGGCGACGCTGCGCTCCCGTGGGGTGCGGGTCGTCGAGCCGGCGGTCGGCCGGCTTACCGGGATGGACACCGGCAAAGGGCGGCTACCGGATCCGGCGGAGCTCTTCGCCGTGGCCCGACGCGTTCTCACTCGCGGCGCCGCCGCCCCAGCGGACCTCACCGGGAAGCACGTGCTGGTCACCGCCGGGGGCACCCGGGAGCCGCTCGACCCGGTCCGGTTCCTCGGTAATCGCTCCTCCGGCAAGCAGGGATACGCGTTCGCCCGCGCCGCCGTAGCGCGGGGAGCCCGGGTCACCCTGGTCTCCGCCAACGTCGCGCTGCCCGAACCAGCCGGCGTGGATCTGGTCCGGGTCGGCACGACC comes from Salinispora tropica CNB-440 and encodes:
- the mihF gene encoding integration host factor, actinobacterial type translates to MPLPSLTPEQRAAALEKAAEIRKARAELKEQLKQGKTTLGAVLERAESDDVVGKLKVSAVLQAMPGIGKIRATQIMEKLKIADSRRLRGLGEQQRKALLGEFAAN
- a CDS encoding guanylate kinase, translating into MSTDGEARPAARLTILTGPSGSGRDGVVGLVRARLPSVWTPVPVTTRPRRDREVAGVDRVFLDRAGFDRLLAAGGLLEWSQIGRYRRGTPGQPLRSRLAAGAPALLSLDLAGALRLRAVLPEARLVLLHPPGFVADPVTEPQFAHTIVHGRTVQVVDELVGLFGSSFKAPARPRVRG
- the rpoZ gene encoding DNA-directed RNA polymerase subunit omega, which codes for MGSIATNPEGITNPPIDELLEKTTSKYALVIFAAKRARQVNAYYSQLGEGLLEYVGPLVETTPQEKPLSIAMREINGGLLTAEPTDQP
- the coaBC gene encoding bifunctional phosphopantothenoylcysteine decarboxylase/phosphopantothenate--cysteine ligase CoaBC; this translates as MSPRIVLGVGGGIAAYKACELLRLFTESGHRVRVVPTASALHFVGAATWSALSGQPVADDVWSDVHEVPHVRLGQQADLVVVAPATTDLLARAAHGLADDLLTNTLLTARCPIVLAPAMHTEMWEHPATVANVATLRSRGVRVVEPAVGRLTGMDTGKGRLPDPAELFAVARRVLTRGAAAPADLTGKHVLVTAGGTREPLDPVRFLGNRSSGKQGYAFARAAVARGARVTLVSANVALPEPAGVDLVRVGTTAELRDATLTAAGGADVVVMAAAPADFRPATYATGKIKKSDDGGAPTIELVANPDIAAELGKHRRPEQVLVVFAAETSDAEANGRAKLARKRADLIVINEVGPDRVFGADTNAATVIGADGSASRMPEQSKEDLADGVWDLIVSRLAGRPG